The following coding sequences lie in one Candidatus Nitrospira allomarina genomic window:
- a CDS encoding glycine--tRNA ligase subunit alpha encodes MTFQEIILSLHQFWKSHHCILTQPYDTEKGAGTFNPATFLRAIGPEPWRAAYIEPCRRPTDGRYGDNPNRLQHYFQYQVVLKPAPADSQDLYLQSLAHLGLDPYQHDIQFLQDDWESPTLGAWGLGWEVRLDGMEITQFTYFQEIGGLELDPVTVELTYGLERIAMYLQQVDNVYDLMWTEDVRYGELYHESEVQFSVYNFEAADVDLIQTSFDRYEKECQQLLEHPRGLVLPAYDCCMKCSHLFNLLDARGAISVAQRTGYIGRVRNLARKCAQAYLGQREQMGFPLLRHAAASARPHRKQKVI; translated from the coding sequence GTGACCTTTCAAGAAATTATTCTCTCCCTTCATCAGTTTTGGAAATCTCACCACTGCATTTTGACTCAGCCGTATGACACTGAAAAAGGGGCTGGGACGTTTAATCCGGCGACCTTTCTTCGCGCGATCGGCCCGGAGCCTTGGCGTGCGGCCTATATCGAACCCTGTCGAAGACCAACCGATGGACGATATGGAGATAATCCGAATCGCCTTCAGCACTACTTCCAATATCAGGTGGTGTTGAAACCGGCTCCTGCGGATTCGCAGGATCTGTACCTCCAAAGCCTTGCCCATTTGGGGTTAGATCCTTATCAACACGATATTCAATTTCTTCAGGATGACTGGGAGTCTCCCACCTTAGGGGCTTGGGGGTTGGGTTGGGAGGTCCGGCTGGATGGAATGGAGATCACGCAATTTACCTACTTTCAGGAAATCGGGGGATTGGAGTTAGATCCGGTGACGGTTGAGTTAACCTACGGGTTGGAACGCATTGCCATGTATTTACAGCAGGTCGATAACGTATATGACCTGATGTGGACGGAAGACGTTCGATACGGCGAACTCTATCATGAGTCCGAAGTTCAGTTTTCCGTCTATAACTTTGAAGCGGCGGATGTGGATTTGATTCAGACCAGCTTTGATCGCTACGAAAAAGAATGCCAACAGTTACTGGAACACCCACGGGGACTGGTGTTACCGGCCTACGACTGCTGTATGAAATGTTCTCACCTCTTTAACTTGTTGGATGCGAGAGGGGCGATCAGTGTGGCCCAACGGACAGGCTATATCGGCAGGGTCCGAAATCTTGCCAGGAAATGTGCCCAAGCCTATCTTGGTCAACGGGAGCAAATGGGCTTTCCACTCTTACGCCACGCGGCGGCTTCCGCCCGTCCTCATAGAAAACAAAAGGTTATATGA
- the folB gene encoding dihydroneopterin aldolase, which translates to MSSSIVLKGIQLSARCGVTETERQQPQPLLVDLTFRCPNQSAFQSDQISDTVDYGTITQRILDIGEGQAFSLIETLAERICQALLHEFPISRLKIWVRKIRPPLKSIEGSVGVQLIRSRKPIASTDLRHLSPFLVDQISRLPHGTVLDVATGRGRHAMYLASKGFSVHGIDRDADALHELQEQAQEAALPSITTECIDLEANPQYPPDLGTAVYDAIIVFFYLYRPLFPQLVNALKSGGVIMYETFLLDNHIQRQHPRRKEFCLETNELLTLLQGLRILHYDEGDHENFSARAFTARILARKP; encoded by the coding sequence ATGTCCTCATCTATCGTCCTCAAAGGAATCCAGTTGTCCGCACGATGCGGGGTGACGGAAACGGAAAGACAGCAACCTCAACCTCTTCTGGTCGATCTTACCTTCCGATGCCCCAATCAATCGGCCTTTCAGAGTGATCAAATTTCCGATACGGTCGATTACGGAACAATCACGCAACGAATTCTAGACATTGGGGAAGGGCAGGCCTTTTCGCTAATTGAAACATTGGCGGAGAGAATCTGCCAAGCCTTGCTTCATGAATTTCCCATTTCCCGTCTCAAAATATGGGTCAGAAAAATCCGCCCTCCGTTGAAGAGCATTGAGGGGTCTGTCGGGGTCCAATTGATTCGATCGCGCAAACCAATCGCCTCCACTGATCTCAGGCATCTTTCTCCATTTCTAGTAGACCAAATCTCCCGACTTCCTCACGGAACGGTGTTGGATGTGGCAACGGGACGAGGTCGTCATGCCATGTATTTGGCTTCCAAAGGGTTTTCGGTTCATGGCATCGATCGTGATGCCGACGCGCTGCATGAGCTTCAGGAGCAAGCCCAAGAAGCGGCCTTACCCTCGATAACGACGGAATGCATAGACTTAGAGGCGAACCCGCAATATCCACCGGACTTGGGCACAGCGGTGTACGATGCGATTATCGTCTTCTTCTATTTGTACCGGCCGCTCTTTCCTCAACTGGTTAACGCCCTGAAATCCGGCGGCGTCATCATGTATGAAACCTTCCTTCTGGACAACCATATTCAACGGCAACACCCGCGACGAAAAGAGTTCTGTCTGGAAACCAATGAATTACTCACCCTTCTTCAAGGCCTTAGAATTCTCCATTACGACGAAGGGGATCATGAAAACTTTTCAGCACGGGCGTTTACCGCACGCATTTTGGCACGAAAACCATAA
- a CDS encoding secondary thiamine-phosphate synthase enzyme YjbQ, giving the protein MKSYREELWFQTKERREYRNITSQVERVVQQSGIKEGFVLVNAMHITASVYINDDEAGLLQDYEQFLERLVPQTGTYRHNLTGEDNGDAHIKRQIMGREVVVAITKGRLDFGPWEQIFYAEFDGRRRKRVLVKIIGE; this is encoded by the coding sequence ATGAAATCATATCGGGAAGAACTCTGGTTTCAGACTAAAGAACGAAGGGAGTATCGGAATATTACCTCTCAGGTGGAACGTGTGGTACAACAAAGTGGGATCAAAGAGGGATTTGTCCTGGTGAATGCCATGCATATCACTGCGAGTGTCTATATTAATGATGACGAAGCCGGGTTGCTGCAGGATTATGAACAGTTCCTTGAGCGCCTTGTGCCGCAGACGGGTACGTACCGGCACAATCTAACAGGGGAGGACAATGGTGACGCTCATATCAAGCGTCAAATCATGGGCAGGGAAGTCGTTGTGGCTATCACCAAGGGACGATTGGACTTTGGTCCATGGGAACAAATTTTTTACGCGGAATTTGATGGGAGACGTCGCAAGCGGGTGTTGGTGAAGATCATTGGAGAGTAG
- a CDS encoding cupredoxin domain-containing protein codes for MKFGKWILPPRWFCRKAHPRMGWMIGCLSCLVLQGSCEWGGSSTILVTAEEFRFNPTRIEWVADQPLRLLIRNQGRERHVFHSRELFGPEAGVLWHQPMVALQEANAIVLEPGQSIELSFTASAGLYPFRCWIKGHTGMEGTIFVKDRSSKL; via the coding sequence ATGAAATTTGGAAAATGGATCCTCCCCCCGCGGTGGTTTTGCCGCAAGGCCCACCCGAGAATGGGGTGGATGATCGGTTGCCTCTCTTGCCTCGTTCTGCAGGGTTCCTGTGAATGGGGTGGTTCATCCACTATCCTGGTGACGGCTGAAGAGTTTCGATTTAATCCTACGAGGATTGAATGGGTAGCCGACCAGCCTCTTCGTCTTCTGATTCGGAATCAGGGACGGGAACGACATGTGTTTCATAGCCGGGAATTGTTCGGGCCGGAGGCTGGCGTCCTATGGCATCAGCCAATGGTGGCGCTTCAAGAAGCCAATGCCATTGTCCTTGAGCCTGGTCAATCGATTGAATTGTCTTTCACCGCGTCTGCCGGTCTCTATCCCTTTCGTTGTTGGATAAAAGGACACACCGGCATGGAGGGGACGATCTTCGTCAAAGATCGTTCCTCAAAATTATGA
- the ribD gene encoding bifunctional diaminohydroxyphosphoribosylaminopyrimidine deaminase/5-amino-6-(5-phosphoribosylamino)uracil reductase RibD produces the protein MKRALSLAAKGKGRTSPNPMVGAVIVKNGQIVGEAYHRQSGEPHAEILALHQAGPRARGAVLYVTLEPCCHTNKRTPPCVPLLIHSGLARICVAMVDPNPQVNGRGLQQLRQAHVPVSVGVLEQAARDLNEVYAYWITTGRPLVTLKGAMTLDGKIATATGESRWITGERARQDVHRLRNQMDAILVGVGTVIADNPELSARGTTMTNRRVGRQPVRVVLDSRLRIPFNAKVLRWVGEQPTILCTTTQAPHQKIAHLRKRGIQVWVLPGQAGRVSLKACLSRLGKEGLTSVLIEGGSRVNAAAFQQGLVNQVRLYMTPMLLGGQDAIGLIGGQSPKKLDRAWPLADCQLKKLGKDWLITGRIEPRQ, from the coding sequence ATGAAGCGAGCCCTTTCCCTCGCCGCCAAGGGGAAAGGGCGTACAAGTCCCAATCCCATGGTAGGGGCGGTGATTGTCAAAAATGGGCAGATCGTGGGAGAAGCCTATCACCGTCAGTCCGGCGAACCTCATGCAGAAATTTTAGCGCTCCATCAAGCGGGCCCTCGAGCGCGAGGGGCTGTTCTCTATGTGACGTTAGAACCCTGTTGTCACACCAACAAGCGCACGCCCCCCTGTGTCCCACTCCTCATTCATTCCGGTTTAGCCCGAATATGCGTGGCGATGGTCGATCCCAATCCACAGGTCAATGGGCGCGGGCTTCAACAACTCCGGCAAGCCCATGTTCCGGTATCGGTTGGGGTGTTAGAGCAGGCTGCACGGGATTTGAATGAGGTCTATGCCTATTGGATCACGACCGGACGCCCGTTGGTGACTCTCAAAGGGGCAATGACCTTGGATGGAAAAATCGCGACGGCCACCGGTGAGTCACGGTGGATCACAGGGGAACGTGCACGTCAGGATGTCCATCGTTTGCGTAACCAGATGGATGCCATTCTGGTTGGCGTTGGAACGGTCATTGCCGACAATCCTGAATTGTCGGCCAGAGGGACAACGATGACAAACAGACGGGTGGGCCGGCAACCGGTAAGAGTCGTCCTTGATAGCCGATTGCGCATTCCTTTCAATGCCAAGGTTTTGAGATGGGTGGGTGAGCAGCCCACCATTTTGTGCACGACCACACAGGCTCCACACCAAAAAATCGCACACTTGAGAAAACGGGGCATTCAGGTGTGGGTGTTGCCCGGGCAAGCGGGACGAGTTTCCTTGAAGGCCTGTCTATCCCGTTTAGGAAAAGAGGGTCTCACCTCGGTGCTCATCGAAGGAGGTAGTAGGGTAAATGCCGCTGCGTTTCAACAGGGACTGGTGAATCAGGTAAGATTGTATATGACTCCAATGCTGCTCGGGGGACAGGATGCCATCGGCCTCATCGGCGGGCAATCGCCGAAAAAGCTTGATCGGGCCTGGCCATTAGCTGATTGCCAACTTAAAAAGCTCGGGAAGGATTGGCTCATCACGGGAAGAATTGAGCCACGACAGTGA
- the glyS gene encoding glycine--tRNA ligase subunit beta translates to MVTSRAPRKNVKAKSVSKSQAKTVPFLLEIGTEELPSAVLPQALEDLANLGQRLFADSRLKYESLRTVGTPRRLALLAKGVEAQQASLTQNILGPPASAAFDASGQPTKAAWGFAKSQGVPVDQLRIQETPKGPYMAVKTHQRGQSAKRVITGALPQILSKLAFPKAMRWNASRAKFGRPIRWVVALLGDQSLSVEFAGIQSSTMTRGHRFYRAKGKNRGQTFSLTTANNYIEAMKRLGVLVDPEERRRLITQEVSLLANSARGQVDPMYRDELIEAAVFGVEYPHTILGTFQKEFLAVPKPVLISSMKEHQGFFSLMTKDGALLPKFIAVTNMPWGNTPLMTKGNERVLAARLSDAQHFFKEDSKRPLHERVPALEGVLFHHKLGTVRQKVDRVGHLIGWMAEQIGRKDLDEVCRRAALLSKADLTTGMVGEFPTLQGVMGEEYARHDGESAVVCRALGEQYFPRFPEDQLPTELPGVLLAVADRCDSIVAFFAAGMSPSGSEDPLGLRRAAYGLVRIFAETPLRLDITSVVNRALQILDGQGGRVRGTPQTGAEVVAFIFDRLRFYGRQHLGLREDVMEAVIRVPHAMDCDMSDLVARMQALEAMVPQPDFDPLMIGFKRAHRIVEKEQWTNAQAMPEQFVHESERRLFQALGVMQQQVRSSVNDRNYGKALHALLELKGPIDEFFGAVMVNDSDPQTRANRLSLLKATDDLFLTVADLSCLQSASG, encoded by the coding sequence ATGGTAACATCACGAGCACCCCGCAAAAATGTAAAGGCCAAGTCGGTCTCAAAATCTCAGGCCAAGACTGTACCTTTTCTGTTAGAAATTGGGACGGAGGAATTGCCGTCGGCTGTTCTTCCGCAGGCATTGGAAGACCTGGCAAATCTTGGGCAACGGCTCTTTGCGGACAGTCGTTTAAAGTATGAGTCCTTGAGGACGGTTGGCACGCCGCGGCGTTTAGCTTTGCTGGCCAAAGGGGTGGAAGCTCAGCAAGCTTCCCTGACTCAAAACATATTGGGCCCGCCGGCCTCTGCAGCCTTCGATGCTTCGGGACAGCCCACAAAGGCGGCATGGGGGTTTGCCAAATCCCAAGGAGTGCCTGTTGACCAGCTTCGTATTCAAGAAACCCCAAAAGGGCCCTATATGGCGGTCAAAACGCACCAAAGAGGTCAGTCGGCCAAACGGGTGATCACGGGGGCGCTTCCGCAAATCTTAAGTAAACTAGCCTTTCCGAAGGCGATGCGCTGGAATGCCTCGCGGGCTAAATTTGGTCGGCCGATTCGCTGGGTGGTTGCCCTTTTAGGGGATCAATCGCTCTCCGTAGAATTTGCCGGAATTCAATCCAGCACCATGACAAGAGGACATCGGTTTTATCGGGCGAAAGGCAAAAATCGGGGGCAGACGTTTTCACTCACCACCGCCAACAATTATATCGAGGCCATGAAGCGATTGGGAGTGCTGGTTGATCCGGAAGAGCGTCGGCGTCTCATTACGCAAGAAGTTTCTCTGTTGGCTAATTCTGCTAGGGGTCAGGTTGACCCCATGTACCGGGATGAGCTGATTGAAGCAGCCGTCTTTGGCGTGGAATACCCGCACACCATTCTCGGAACGTTTCAGAAGGAGTTTTTAGCGGTTCCCAAGCCGGTCCTGATCTCATCGATGAAAGAGCATCAAGGGTTTTTCTCGCTGATGACAAAAGATGGCGCACTCCTCCCAAAATTTATTGCGGTGACGAATATGCCCTGGGGAAACACCCCGCTCATGACCAAGGGGAATGAACGAGTCCTGGCAGCCCGCCTGAGTGACGCTCAACATTTTTTTAAAGAAGATTCGAAACGCCCGCTGCATGAACGAGTGCCGGCATTAGAGGGCGTCCTCTTTCATCACAAGCTGGGAACCGTGCGTCAAAAAGTGGATCGGGTGGGTCACCTGATCGGATGGATGGCTGAGCAGATTGGCCGAAAGGATCTGGACGAGGTGTGTCGGCGCGCCGCTCTTCTGTCCAAGGCGGATTTGACGACCGGAATGGTTGGAGAGTTTCCGACCCTTCAGGGGGTGATGGGGGAAGAATATGCCAGGCACGATGGCGAATCTGCAGTGGTGTGCCGCGCACTTGGCGAACAGTATTTCCCCCGATTTCCAGAAGATCAGTTGCCGACTGAACTCCCTGGTGTCCTACTCGCGGTGGCCGATCGGTGTGATTCCATCGTGGCATTTTTTGCGGCCGGAATGTCCCCCTCCGGCTCGGAAGATCCGTTGGGGTTACGTCGAGCCGCGTATGGGTTGGTGCGAATATTTGCAGAAACGCCACTCCGGCTGGATATCACTTCCGTGGTGAATCGGGCGTTGCAGATCTTGGATGGACAAGGTGGGCGGGTGCGTGGTACCCCTCAGACTGGGGCAGAAGTCGTGGCGTTTATTTTCGACCGGCTTCGATTTTATGGCAGGCAACATCTGGGATTACGGGAAGATGTCATGGAAGCGGTCATTCGGGTTCCGCATGCGATGGACTGTGACATGAGTGATCTGGTCGCACGCATGCAGGCCTTGGAGGCCATGGTGCCTCAACCGGATTTTGATCCGTTGATGATCGGATTTAAGCGGGCTCACCGAATTGTTGAAAAGGAACAATGGACCAACGCGCAGGCCATGCCTGAACAGTTTGTCCATGAATCAGAGCGTCGGCTGTTTCAGGCCTTAGGGGTGATGCAACAACAAGTTCGCAGTTCAGTCAATGACCGGAATTACGGAAAGGCTCTTCACGCGTTGTTGGAACTTAAGGGCCCAATTGATGAGTTCTTCGGAGCCGTGATGGTCAATGATTCAGACCCACAGACACGGGCCAATCGCCTTTCCCTGTTAAAGGCAACGGATGACCTGTTTCTCACGGTAGCTGATTTGTCCTGTCTGCAATCGGCAAGTGGATAA
- a CDS encoding PHP domain-containing protein gives MSRIDLHTHTHFSDGSVSPTALVELAHQQDVSILAITDHDTTEGLPEAMEAAHHLPIEIIPGIELSTEFQGRETHMLGYFIDLADPQFQARLEQLRATRVDRLHHILDRLHTLKVEISLAEVEHVAGGGTMGRPHIAHMLIEKGYVKGMKEAFDRFLGVRGAAYVRRVVPEAAEIMTWITEAGGIPILAHPYWEGLGADKTTDSCRTLVEQGLRGLEVFYGTFSARQISINLNLARKFDLLMTGGSDFHGAFKPDISVGTGRGSLRVPPKLIDHLRQAAGRSDPLKMNEAP, from the coding sequence ATGAGCCGTATCGACCTGCATACTCACACCCATTTCTCGGACGGGAGTGTTTCACCCACCGCACTCGTGGAACTTGCTCATCAACAAGACGTGAGCATCCTGGCCATTACCGACCATGACACGACTGAGGGGCTCCCGGAAGCCATGGAAGCCGCTCATCATCTCCCGATTGAAATCATTCCCGGTATTGAATTAAGTACAGAGTTTCAGGGGCGGGAAACGCATATGCTCGGCTATTTCATTGATCTCGCTGATCCTCAGTTTCAAGCCAGACTCGAGCAGCTTCGCGCGACACGCGTTGATCGCCTTCACCACATCCTTGACCGGCTTCACACCCTCAAAGTGGAGATTTCTCTCGCTGAAGTGGAGCATGTTGCCGGAGGCGGAACTATGGGTCGCCCACATATCGCACACATGTTAATTGAAAAGGGCTATGTGAAGGGGATGAAAGAAGCTTTCGATCGATTCCTGGGAGTCAGAGGCGCAGCCTATGTTCGGCGAGTTGTCCCAGAGGCGGCTGAAATCATGACGTGGATTACTGAGGCCGGCGGCATCCCAATCCTTGCTCACCCCTATTGGGAGGGATTAGGTGCCGATAAGACGACGGACTCATGCCGGACGTTAGTGGAGCAGGGATTACGAGGGCTTGAAGTCTTTTATGGTACGTTTTCCGCTCGCCAAATTTCAATCAATCTTAACTTAGCCCGCAAATTCGATTTACTCATGACGGGAGGCAGTGATTTTCACGGCGCCTTCAAGCCTGATATTTCGGTCGGAACGGGGCGCGGTTCGTTACGGGTTCCTCCCAAGTTGATCGATCACTTACGTCAGGCGGCTGGCCGGTCAGACCCCCTAAAAATGAACGAGGCTCCATGA
- the ppdK gene encoding pyruvate, phosphate dikinase gives MRHKKYVYFFGGGKAEGSGNMKELLGGKGSGLAEMTNLKISVPSGFTITTEACVEYFHAKKRFPAGMWDQALNGLRQVEKTMKARLGDPDNPLLVSVRSGARASMPGMMDTVLNLGLNQQTVQGLGKKTGNHRFAVDAYRRFITMFGSVVMGIPRERFEHTLEAMKQAQGVKHDTDLTEDALAQLVVQYQELVKTETARDFPQDPFEQLRMAVDAVFDSWFGDRAVTYRRLYDIPDEWGTAVNVQSMVFGNMGDTSGTGVAFTRNPANGVPVFFGECLLNAQGEDVVAGIRTPLPVVALQDTLPEAYKDLIKTQRTLEKHYRDMLDLEFTIQEGKLYMLQTRIGKRTGIAAVRIAVDMVRQGLIDRREAVKRVAPEQLSQYLYPIFESSDEAKFQSVGKGLPAGPGAAAGRIALTPDQAVAMKARGERTILVRHETSPDDIHGMHAAEGFLTAKGGMTSHAAVVARQMGKVCIAGCDAVEVLSNGKVQFGSMILSEGDFLSLNGFTGQVYAGDIPVVDSEVIQVIQGRMDQKDSEKYQYFSTILKWADAFRVLKIRSNADIPEQAHIARGFGAEGIGLCRTEHMFFAEDRVPIMQQMILASSREERELYLEQLLPLQRQDFIGLYREMKGFPVTIRLLDPPLHEFLPKREHLLVEIAKLEVTNGDPQVIQEKQRILDRVEELHEYNPMLGLRGCRLGITMPEITRMQVQAIFEAACEVAREGKKIVPEIMIPLVGMPSEMKAQKELIQEVAEKTMAEYGMKLTYLIGTMIELPRAVVTAGRIAEHAEFFSFGTNDLTQTTFGFSRDDAGPYIGFYLDRQDRCPVCQRTNVDWKKMVCRMCKATIDKKAENILDADPFAVLDQEGVGALMKWAIQEGRKTRPLIKLGICGEHGGEPSSVAFCHELGLNYVSCSPYRVAIARLAAAQAAVAVLEREETQRQPRSRSSNSGTPRTVAAKSGLTKNG, from the coding sequence ATGCGGCACAAAAAATATGTCTATTTCTTTGGCGGCGGCAAAGCCGAAGGATCCGGCAACATGAAGGAACTCTTAGGAGGGAAAGGGTCGGGTTTGGCTGAAATGACCAACCTGAAAATTTCTGTTCCTTCCGGGTTCACGATTACCACTGAAGCCTGTGTGGAATACTTTCATGCCAAAAAACGCTTTCCCGCCGGGATGTGGGATCAGGCGCTGAATGGCCTGCGGCAGGTCGAAAAAACTATGAAGGCCAGGCTCGGCGATCCGGACAATCCGTTGCTGGTGTCGGTACGGTCAGGGGCACGAGCGTCGATGCCCGGTATGATGGATACGGTATTGAATCTCGGCCTCAACCAACAGACGGTTCAGGGTTTGGGCAAAAAAACCGGCAATCACCGGTTTGCCGTTGATGCCTACCGGCGGTTCATCACGATGTTCGGCAGCGTGGTGATGGGCATTCCCCGCGAGCGCTTTGAACACACTCTGGAGGCGATGAAACAAGCACAAGGAGTCAAGCACGATACCGATTTGACTGAAGACGCCTTGGCGCAGTTAGTAGTGCAGTATCAGGAATTGGTCAAAACCGAAACCGCGCGAGATTTTCCGCAAGATCCATTCGAACAACTACGGATGGCGGTGGATGCGGTGTTTGATTCCTGGTTTGGGGATCGTGCCGTCACATATCGCCGGCTCTACGATATTCCCGATGAATGGGGAACGGCCGTCAATGTCCAGTCGATGGTGTTCGGCAACATGGGCGATACCAGCGGGACGGGGGTGGCCTTTACCCGAAATCCTGCGAACGGGGTCCCGGTTTTCTTTGGCGAGTGTCTGTTGAATGCCCAGGGCGAAGATGTCGTGGCTGGTATTCGAACTCCCCTGCCGGTCGTCGCGTTACAGGACACGTTGCCGGAGGCGTATAAGGATCTCATTAAGACCCAGCGTACCCTGGAAAAACATTATCGGGACATGCTCGATCTGGAATTCACGATCCAAGAGGGAAAATTATATATGCTGCAAACCCGGATTGGAAAACGGACGGGTATTGCTGCGGTTCGGATTGCCGTAGATATGGTTCGTCAGGGGCTCATCGACCGGAGAGAAGCCGTGAAGCGGGTTGCCCCGGAACAACTTTCCCAATATCTGTACCCCATTTTCGAAAGCAGTGATGAGGCGAAATTTCAGTCAGTCGGTAAAGGGCTCCCAGCGGGTCCGGGAGCTGCGGCCGGCCGTATTGCTCTCACCCCGGATCAAGCTGTGGCCATGAAAGCCAGGGGAGAACGGACCATTCTGGTCCGTCATGAGACGAGTCCTGATGATATTCATGGGATGCATGCAGCGGAAGGATTTCTGACGGCCAAGGGCGGGATGACCTCGCATGCGGCTGTGGTGGCCCGTCAAATGGGAAAAGTCTGTATAGCCGGCTGTGATGCCGTGGAAGTTTTATCGAACGGAAAGGTGCAATTTGGATCCATGATTCTGTCTGAAGGAGATTTTCTCTCTTTGAACGGGTTTACCGGACAGGTTTATGCGGGAGACATTCCCGTGGTGGATTCCGAAGTGATCCAAGTCATTCAGGGAAGAATGGATCAGAAAGATTCTGAAAAGTATCAGTATTTCTCGACGATTTTGAAATGGGCCGATGCGTTCAGAGTGCTGAAGATTCGATCCAATGCGGACATTCCCGAACAAGCGCACATCGCACGAGGATTCGGGGCCGAAGGGATCGGGCTCTGCCGGACCGAACATATGTTTTTTGCCGAAGACCGCGTACCCATCATGCAGCAAATGATCCTGGCATCCTCCAGAGAAGAGCGGGAGTTGTATTTAGAGCAGCTGTTACCACTTCAACGCCAGGACTTTATTGGACTCTATCGGGAAATGAAGGGATTTCCGGTCACGATTCGGTTACTCGATCCACCCCTCCATGAATTTTTGCCCAAACGCGAACATCTCCTGGTTGAAATCGCAAAGTTGGAAGTGACCAATGGAGATCCTCAAGTCATTCAGGAGAAACAACGAATCCTGGATCGAGTCGAAGAGTTGCATGAGTATAATCCCATGCTGGGTCTTCGTGGATGCCGGCTTGGGATAACCATGCCGGAAATTACACGCATGCAGGTTCAGGCAATCTTTGAAGCAGCCTGTGAAGTCGCGCGCGAGGGGAAGAAGATCGTGCCGGAGATTATGATCCCGTTGGTGGGGATGCCGTCAGAGATGAAAGCTCAAAAGGAACTGATTCAAGAAGTGGCGGAAAAGACCATGGCCGAATATGGCATGAAGTTGACTTACTTGATCGGCACCATGATTGAGCTGCCTCGCGCGGTGGTGACGGCTGGGCGAATCGCCGAACATGCTGAATTCTTTTCCTTTGGAACCAATGATCTGACGCAAACGACGTTCGGGTTTTCCCGTGATGACGCAGGACCCTATATCGGGTTTTACCTGGATCGCCAGGATCGGTGTCCGGTCTGCCAACGAACCAACGTGGATTGGAAAAAAATGGTGTGCCGGATGTGTAAGGCCACGATCGACAAAAAAGCCGAAAATATTTTGGACGCCGATCCCTTTGCCGTGTTGGATCAAGAAGGGGTTGGAGCTCTCATGAAATGGGCGATTCAGGAGGGGCGGAAGACTCGGCCGTTAATTAAACTTGGAATCTGCGGAGAGCATGGGGGTGAACCAAGTTCCGTGGCCTTTTGTCATGAATTAGGCCTGAATTACGTGAGCTGTTCGCCTTATCGTGTCGCCATCGCACGGCTCGCTGCGGCTCAAGCCGCCGTGGCGGTGCTCGAACGTGAGGAGACTCAACGACAGCCTCGCTCAAGGTCGAGTAACAGCGGTACACCCCGAACGGTGGCGGCCAAATCCGGTCTCACCAAAAACGGCTAA
- a CDS encoding EcsC family protein: MTTLNHVDGQDLALAVDLLENPSFAAKVTNLIGGPVERAITMLPDGFSNKLLTTTQKALNKALDLAVSSIDERYRGQSANGAHRVLTTVSGAIGGAMGLMALSVELPISTTLMLRSIADIARSEGEPIMEAGSKLACLEVFAMGGTSQADDGAETGYFAVRAALAGAMTEAGKYLLERGLTSSGAPALVRFLSEIASRYSIQVSEKAAAQAIPLLGAAGGATINLLFMDHFQNMARGHFIVRRLERTHGKEAVQEAYRKIAARN, translated from the coding sequence ATGACCACTCTCAATCACGTCGACGGGCAGGATTTAGCATTAGCAGTAGATCTCTTAGAAAACCCCAGCTTTGCTGCCAAAGTCACGAATCTCATCGGAGGGCCGGTTGAAAGGGCCATCACCATGCTGCCCGATGGATTTTCCAACAAACTCCTGACGACCACGCAAAAGGCCCTGAATAAAGCCTTAGATCTGGCCGTTTCCAGTATAGACGAACGGTATCGAGGTCAATCTGCCAATGGGGCTCATCGGGTATTGACGACCGTCAGTGGTGCAATCGGGGGAGCCATGGGGCTCATGGCATTGAGCGTCGAATTGCCGATCTCGACGACGCTGATGTTGCGGTCTATCGCTGATATCGCGAGAAGTGAGGGAGAACCGATTATGGAGGCTGGGAGCAAGCTGGCCTGCTTGGAGGTCTTTGCCATGGGAGGCACCAGTCAAGCGGATGACGGGGCCGAAACGGGATATTTTGCGGTGAGGGCCGCGTTAGCGGGTGCGATGACCGAAGCGGGCAAGTATTTGCTTGAACGTGGGTTAACGAGTTCAGGCGCCCCGGCATTGGTCCGGTTTCTGTCTGAAATTGCCTCACGGTACAGTATTCAAGTATCAGAAAAAGCTGCCGCTCAGGCGATCCCGTTGTTGGGGGCCGCAGGGGGAGCCACCATCAATTTGCTGTTTATGGATCATTTTCAGAATATGGCACGTGGCCATTTTATCGTGCGGCGGTTGGAGCGTACTCATGGTAAGGAGGCGGTGCAAGAGGCCTATCGAAAAATTGCCGCCAGGAATTAG